A section of the Lepidochelys kempii isolate rLepKem1 chromosome 4, rLepKem1.hap2, whole genome shotgun sequence genome encodes:
- the FGFBP1 gene encoding fibroblast growth factor-binding protein 1, whose protein sequence is MKIRNFALLCVLILVSLTLVVDGETQKERRKERQNGGKGRKKQTGNNQENEKRQKSKGGKSSFKGKFTTKDNSACTWAVTEVDTVTLKVECKKGESSFRCDFSGSPSTCPQFAANQKQYWKQISRSLKKQKNICQDPKGILKSKVCKKGPQSAHLTLTGSSLITLQNSIKDKTDHHRKEITQTSAPAIAPENQPEKSSNDCVEDIDYIDQQKVAEEYCSETWRSWCNFFITMIQDKKC, encoded by the coding sequence ATGAAAATCAGAAATTTTGCACTTCTTTGTGTGTTGATTCTGGTCTCTCTGACACTAGTAGTTGACGGTGAAAcacagaaggaaagaagaaaagaaagacaaaacggtggaaaaggtagaaaaaaacaaactggaAATAATCAAGAGAATGAGAAGAGACAGAAATCCAAAGGAGGTAAATCGTCATTTAAAGGCAAGTTTACAACCAAAGATAATTCGGCATGCACCTGGGCAGTGACTGAAGTAGACACTGTTACCCTAAAAGTAGAATGCAAGAAAGGTGAAAGCAGCTTCCGGTGTGATTTTTCAGGAAGTCCTTCCACCTGTCCTCAATTTGCAGCAAACCAAAAACAATATTGGAAACAAATCTCCCGATCCCTAAAGAAACAGAAGAATATCTGTCAAGACCCAAAAGGTATCCTAAAATCTAAAGTATGTAAGAAGGGACCACAAAGTGCCCATCTCACTTTGACCGGCTCAAGCCTGATAACGCTACAAAACTCCATAAAAGACAAGACTGATCACCATAGAAAAGAGATCACACAAACTTCAGCACCTGCCATTGCACCTGAAAATCAGCCAGAGAAAAGTTCTAATGACTGCGTTGAAGATATAGATTACATTGATCAGCAAAAGGTGGCTGAAGAGTACTGTTCAGAAACATGGAGATCTTGGTGCAACTTCTTTATCACAATGATACAGGATAAAAAATGCTGA